The following are encoded in a window of Danio aesculapii chromosome 12, fDanAes4.1, whole genome shotgun sequence genomic DNA:
- the six2b gene encoding LOW QUALITY PROTEIN: homeobox protein SIX2b (The sequence of the model RefSeq protein was modified relative to this genomic sequence to represent the inferred CDS: deleted 1 base in 1 codon), with protein sequence MSMHQLLDFTQEQVACVCEVLQQGGSIERLGRFLWSLPACEHLHKNESVLKAKAVVAFHRGNFRELYKVLESHQFSPHNHPKLQQLWLKAHYIEAEKLRGRPLGAVGKYRVRRKFPLPRSIWDGEETSYCFKEKSRCVLKEWYTHNPYPSPREKRELAEATGLTTTQVSNWFKNRRQRDRAAEAKERENDGANPNGHNPLTSHVNENKSLCESSDDDKSPAGTPDHTSMSPAILMPSSSGLPPLHSFAPPPGPSASISDTQSHHHFSMHDGLLNPMTASLVELGS encoded by the exons ATGTCTATGCACCAACTTTTGGACTTTACCCAAGAGCAGGTTGCCTGCGTGTGCGAGGTCCTTCAGCAAGGTGGGAGTATCGAACGT CTTGGACGATTTTTGTGGTCCTTACCTGCTTGTGAGCACCTTCACAAAAACGAGAGCGTATTGAAAGCGAAAGCAGTGGTAGCTTTCCACCGAGGCAACTTCAGGGAGCTCTACAAAGTATTAGAGAGCCACCAGTTTTCTCCGCACAACCACCCTAAACTCCAACAGCTATGGCTAAAAGCTCACTATATTGAAGCGGAGAAATTGCGCGGTCGTCCTTTGGGCGCAGTGGGAAAATACCGCGTGCGCAGAAAGTTCCCGCTGCCTCGCAGCATTTGGGATGGAGAGGAGACCAGCTACTGTTTTAAGGAGAAGAGCCGGTGTGTGCTTAAAGAGTGGTACACCCACAACCCGTACCCTTCCCCGAGAGAGAAGAGAGAACTGGCCGAGGCCACGGGCCTCACCACGACTCAGGTCAGCAACTGGTTCAAGAACAGAAGGCAGAGGGATCGTGCCGCTGAAGCCAAAGAAAG GGAAAACGACGGTGCAAATCCTAACGGCCACAACCCACTGACCTCTCACGTGAACGAAAACAAATCTCTATGTGAAAGTTCAGATGATGACAAATCCCCCGCGGGGACCCCGGATCATACCTCCATGAGTCCAGCGATCCTCATGCCCTCCAGTTCAGGTCTGCCACCACTGCACAGCTTCGCTCCTCCTCCCGGGCCCAGCGCCTCCATCAGCGACACTCAGAGCCACCACCACTTCTCCATGCACGACGGCCTTCTCAACCCCATGACGGCCAGCCTGGTGGAACTTGGATCATAA